ATGAAGAAGGTATGAAGATTCCCCGTGTTGTTCTTCGCAAGGGTGGGACGCACCGGGTAGAAGAGGGACATGCTTGGATATTTCAAAATGAAATTGATTATATCGACAGTGAGTTTGAGCCTGGTGATATTGTAGATGTTTATACAGCGCGGCACGTTTTTGTTGGGCGCGGTTATATTAACCCCAAGTCACAGATTATTGTCAGGATTCTTACAAGGAAGGCTGAGAAGATTGATGCCGAGTTTTTTAAACAGCGTATCCTTACGGCGTGGAATTATCGTCAGCAATTTTTACAGGAACCTGAATATTGTCGTTTGGTTTATAGCGAAGCCGACTTTCTACCTGGACTTATTATTGATAAGTTTGGTGATATTTTTGTATTGCAGACACTTGCTTTAGGCATGGATATACATAAAGCAACTATTGTGGCTATTTTAGAGGAATTGTTTCATCCTATCGGTATTTATGAACGCAATGATGTTTCTGTTCGTAAATTGGAAGGATTGCCACTTACTACAGGCTATCTCAAAGGAAATTTTGATCCAGTTTTGATTGTCAAAGAAAATGGTTTTTTATTTGAGACCAATGTGGTCACAGGTCAAAAGACAGGATTTTTTTATGATCAGCGAGAAAATCGAACAGTTTTAAAAAATATTGTTCAGGGCAAAAATGTTTTGGACTGTTTTTGTAATACCGGTTCTTTTGCTATACATGCTGCAAAATATGGTGCAAGCCATGTTACGAGTATTGATATTTCAGAAGAGGCCATTGGCTTAGCTCGCCATAATGCTGTCCTTAATCAGGTAGAAGAGTCCTGTACGTTTATGGTCGCTAATGCTTTTGATTATTTGCGCTCCCCTTCGGCTAAGGCGCAAAGTTATGATGTTGTTATTCTTGATCCACCAGCTTTTACGAAAAGTAAAAGTGCTATTGAAGGGGCTATTCGCGGCTATAAGGAAATTAATTTACAAGGCTTGAAACTTGTTAAGCCTGGCGGTTTTCTTATTACTTGTTCTTGTTCCTTTCACATGGATCGCGAGCTGTTTCGTGACATTGTTTTAGTGGCTGCTTGCGACGCCCATCGCACCATTCGTGAAGTGGAATATCGTACGCAGGCTAAAGATCATCCGATTTTACCTGCTATTCCTGAGACTCATTACTTGAAATTTTTAGCTGTACAGGTGTTTTAAAACGTCAATAGCTGATATTCGTCGATTTTCTATCTTTCATAGGCATAAAGTTGTAAAAACATCTTTTATACTACCTAACAGGCTATTTTCAAGGAAATGGCCTGTTGTTAAAAGTCAAAAGGTCAAATAAAATAAGAGAAAAGGTCAGTAAAGGTCAAACTACACTTTGGCGGAGTGGGGGTGGTTTTTGTGGGAAATGTGGCCGACATGATTGAGCAATTTATCTTGAAGAAATTGTCTAGCCAAAAAGATGATATATTGATTTTACGTCGAAATGAACTTGCCGGTTGGATCGAATGCGCTCCGTCTCAAGTAAGTTATGTCTTAAGTACCCGTTTTACTATTGAACGTGGTTTTATCGTAGAATCCCGGCGCGGTTCAGGTGGTTTTGTCCGTATTGCTCGCTTACCACTAGAAGAAATTGTTCATCACCAAACAGATGAAACAGATGAAGAAGGCTGTACTTATGAGGAAGCACTCGGTTTAGTGGAACGATTGAAAGAGCAGCGCTTTATTACGCAGCGTGAAGCGGCCCTTATTGAATACTTTTTTTCGATTTTTTATGAAACGGTCCGGCCGGAAGATCGAGTAGAACTACTTCGTTCGGTATTACTTGTGCTGGCCAAGCAGTCTTAGCAGATAGGGAGTGACACTATGTTATGTGATGAGTGTAAAAAACGACAGGCAACAGTGCATGTCATTAAAATTATGAATAACCAAAAAATTGAACAAAATTTATGTGAAGTTTGTGCCAATTCGGCAGGCTTAATGGTTTTTGCAGTGAATCCCCAATCATTTACTGTGCAGGATTTTTTAAAGGGTATGTTTCATCATATTTCGCATGAAGAACCTCCAACGACAGTAGCTTGTCCTGATTGTGGGATGACTTATCAAGATTTTAGTCGTAGTGGAAAAATTGGCTGCAGTACTTGTTATAAAACATTTTCATCCGAACTGGAAACAGTTATTCGGCGTATTCATGGTACGAGTGCTCATACAGGGAAGGTACCGCACCGCAGTGGTGAAGTACTTGAAGCTAAGCAACAGTTGAAACGGCTGAGACAGTTGCTGGAAAAGGCAATAGAAAAAGAAGAATATGAGAATGCTGCTAAAATACGGGATGAAATTCGTTCTTTAGAAAAAGTGAAAGTAAAGCAGAAAGGGGATGATAAGGGTGAATAAACTGTTTTCTGATCCTCTTCAACCGTGGATGAGAGGCGGCGGTCCGGAAGGAGATATTATTCTTTCCAGTCGCGTGCGACTGGCTCGTAATCTTGAAGGCGTTCCTTTTCCAAATCGTAATTACGGAAAAGAGTTATCGTCAGTAGTGGAAAAAATTCGTCAGGTTCAGCCAGCGTTTGAAGTTGTAGGGCAGCATTATGACTTAATTGAAATGGATGAGTTATCCCAACTAGAACAAAGTGTGCTTGTTGAGAAACATTTGATTAGTCCCAATTTAGTAAATAATGCCCTTCATCGCGCTGTGTTTGTCAGGCAAGATGGTGCTGTGAGCATTATGGTTAATGAAGAGGATCATCTACGTATTCAATGCCTGGAATCCGGTCTGGATTTAAAGTCAGCTCTTAGCAGCGCCAATAAGATTGACGACTTGTTAGAAGAAAGTTTAACATTTGCTTTTAGTGAGCAGCTGGGTTATTTAACAGCTTGTCCAACGAATGTGGGTACAGGAATGCGTGCTTCCTGTATGCTTCATTTACCCGCCTTAGTGATTACTAAACAAATTAGCCGGATTATTAGTGCTGCTACGCAACTTGGATTGGCTGTGCGTGGTTTTTATGGTGAAGGGACAGAGGCCATCGGAAATGTTTTTCAAATATCCAATCAGCTGACGCTAGGTTATACAGAAGAAGAGATTGTCGATAGTCTAAATGGTGTGGTACTGCAATTTGTTGAGCAAGAAAGGGCAGCGCGCAAGTTGCTTGTTGAGCAATCCAAGGTGGCTGTGGCTGATCGTATTTGGCGATCTTACGGTGTCTTGCGTTATGCTCAGACTATGTCTGGACAGGAAGCTCTAGGTAGGCTCAGTGAGGTTCGCCTGGGAATTGATTTGGGTATTATTACGGGCTTAGCTCCTGAAATCTATAATGAACTGCTTGTTACAACGCGTCCTCATTATATGGCAAATCTTGCGGGGACAAAGGACATGGATGCAGTGACACGCGATACAGTTCGGGCGAAAATTATTCGGGAAAAACTTACGTACAGAGAACAAGGAGGAGATGAATGATGTTAAATCGCTTTACAGAACGGGCTAAACAAGTATTGCTTTTGGCGCAAAAAGAAGCACAGAATTTTGGTCATGATTATGTGGGTACGGAGCATTTGCTCTTAGGGCTTATTGATGAAGGCTCAGGTATTGCAGCAAAGGTACTTGTATCGCTAGATATTCAGGCGGATATGATTCGTCAGCAAATTGCTATGGCTATTGGTACGGGAGACAGTCATGATGAAGAAGTGAGTTATACGCCTAGAGCTATGCATGTACTGGAACTTTCTATCGCTGAAGCCCAAGGGCTTCAACATAACTATATAGGTACGGAACATTTACTTTTAGGACTCATCCGTGAAAGCGAAGGTATTGCCGCTCAGGTACTTATGAGTATGGGCGCTGATCTTGGTGTAGTGCGTGAGCAAGTGTTAAAGTTATTAGGCGGATATGGCTCAGGTAGTCAAGGAGCAGGGGTGAAAGGAACAGATGGCAGTCAAAATAGTGCGACACCGTCTTTAGACGAGTTTGGCCGCGATTTAAACAAGCTTGTTCAGGCCGGAAAAATCGATCCTGTCATTGGTCGTGATAAAGAGATTGAGCGTGTCATCCAGATTCTAAGTCGTCGTACCAAGAATAATCCTGTCTTGATTGGTGAGCCTGGTGTAGGCAAGACAGCCATTGCTGAAGGATTGGCCGGGAGAATTGTGGAAGGCAAAGTGCCTGAGCTGTTGAAGGAGAAGCGCGTCATTTCTCTTAATATGGCCTCCCTTGTAGCAGGTTCTAAATATCGTGGTGAATTTGAGGAACGCCTCAA
This portion of the Pelorhabdus rhamnosifermentans genome encodes:
- a CDS encoding class I SAM-dependent rRNA methyltransferase, giving the protein MGKKKKSEINEVPVMVSTDDEEGMKIPRVVLRKGGTHRVEEGHAWIFQNEIDYIDSEFEPGDIVDVYTARHVFVGRGYINPKSQIIVRILTRKAEKIDAEFFKQRILTAWNYRQQFLQEPEYCRLVYSEADFLPGLIIDKFGDIFVLQTLALGMDIHKATIVAILEELFHPIGIYERNDVSVRKLEGLPLTTGYLKGNFDPVLIVKENGFLFETNVVTGQKTGFFYDQRENRTVLKNIVQGKNVLDCFCNTGSFAIHAAKYGASHVTSIDISEEAIGLARHNAVLNQVEESCTFMVANAFDYLRSPSAKAQSYDVVILDPPAFTKSKSAIEGAIRGYKEINLQGLKLVKPGGFLITCSCSFHMDRELFRDIVLVAACDAHRTIREVEYRTQAKDHPILPAIPETHYLKFLAVQVF
- a CDS encoding CtsR family transcriptional regulator, giving the protein MGNVADMIEQFILKKLSSQKDDILILRRNELAGWIECAPSQVSYVLSTRFTIERGFIVESRRGSGGFVRIARLPLEEIVHHQTDETDEEGCTYEEALGLVERLKEQRFITQREAALIEYFFSIFYETVRPEDRVELLRSVLLVLAKQS
- a CDS encoding UvrB/UvrC motif-containing protein, whose product is MLCDECKKRQATVHVIKIMNNQKIEQNLCEVCANSAGLMVFAVNPQSFTVQDFLKGMFHHISHEEPPTTVACPDCGMTYQDFSRSGKIGCSTCYKTFSSELETVIRRIHGTSAHTGKVPHRSGEVLEAKQQLKRLRQLLEKAIEKEEYENAAKIRDEIRSLEKVKVKQKGDDKGE
- a CDS encoding protein arginine kinase; amino-acid sequence: MIRVNKLFSDPLQPWMRGGGPEGDIILSSRVRLARNLEGVPFPNRNYGKELSSVVEKIRQVQPAFEVVGQHYDLIEMDELSQLEQSVLVEKHLISPNLVNNALHRAVFVRQDGAVSIMVNEEDHLRIQCLESGLDLKSALSSANKIDDLLEESLTFAFSEQLGYLTACPTNVGTGMRASCMLHLPALVITKQISRIISAATQLGLAVRGFYGEGTEAIGNVFQISNQLTLGYTEEEIVDSLNGVVLQFVEQERAARKLLVEQSKVAVADRIWRSYGVLRYAQTMSGQEALGRLSEVRLGIDLGIITGLAPEIYNELLVTTRPHYMANLAGTKDMDAVTRDTVRAKIIREKLTYREQGGDE